A region of the Roseiflexus sp. RS-1 genome:
ATACGGATTATCGGAGAGCACGGTCATATCGTCGTCGGGGAGGGGATTGGGCAGACGATGGAACGGCACAATCTCATCACCGCCGACCAGGAGCACCGCGCCCAACTCGCGCCCGTGATCGGACAATGCGCCGGAAAGGGTGCGCAGCATATCGCGCAATGCATCCGCCCCGGCAGCAACCGGCGCAGCAGCAATGCCATCGTCGAGTTGCAGCGTTGCGGGGTCATCGCAGTAGCAGACATGCGCTGCCACGCCGCGTCGCCGCAGCGCGGCGGCGTACTGCTGCAATCGTCGATCCACGGCTGCGAATCCGTCCGCGCCGAAGCGTCGCCGGAGCGCCTCACGCGACGACAGCACAACCTGAGTGAATGTCCGCCCATCGGCATACGGGAGGAGCGGACGCGGAGCCACGCCGATCGTGGTCAGGCGCTGACGCACACGCTCCGCCGTGGCGATGAGATTTTTGACTTCCGGATCGGTGGTCGGCTCTGATCGGATCGCGCTGTGATCATCAGCAACCGGCAGGGATGATGAGCCGTTCGCAGCCTCAACCTGTGCCTCCTGCTGATCGCTGCGATCCGGGAAACGTTTTACCGCCGGCAGAGGTTGCGTTGCATGACCGTTCGTTGCTGGCTGGACGAGTTGTTGCACGGAAGTCTCAAGATAGGGCAACAGCGGCTCGAACTCTTCATTCCAGCCGACCACGGGGGCAGGCGGCAGCGTCCAGGGTGGCGCTTCTGGCGCGAAAAAGCGCCGGGTCAGGCGCCCGTCCGGGTCGTACTCTGCGCAACGCATTCGCGCAGCCTGATCATGCGTGTAGAGCGCTGCACGCGCAAGGAGCGCCGGTAGATGATCGGCGTTGCACTGAGCAAAGATGCGCCGCGCGCTGGCAAGATCGCCACTGCGCCGCAGCGCCTCGACATAGTAGAGGCGCAGGTCGGTGCGGCGGGGATGCCGCGCCAGGGCAGTCGCCAGTTCATCGGCAGCCAGTTCGGCGAGTCCACGCCGGAGATACTCGATGCCCTTCCCGGCAGAAGACGGTTCGGGAGCGATACCAGGGGTGAGGGCGCTGGCGCCCAGCGGATCGTGGAGCGCAGCGCGGCTCAATGCTGCCGCAGCCGCCCCTTCCTGCCCGGTGCGCGCCAGCGCGCCTGCCAGACCCGCCCAGGCAGCGGCATCGAGCGGATTGATGCGGAGTGCGCGACGAAAATAATCGATGGCGACCATGGCATTACCGGCATCGAGCAACGCCTGCCCCAGCCAGACCTGCGGCATGATCGCTGCCGGAAAGGCGCGCCACAGCGCGTGCGCTGCACGCCAGGCTGCGCCGGAGTCGCCCAGGCGCAGCGCCAGCTCGATGGCGCGCACAAGATGGTGCATCTCGATCATGTCCTGCGAAAACGGGTGATCGGTCATTGTAGAACGAGTCCTTTCACCGTATGGTCAGATGTTCCAATCCGGCGGCGGGTCGGGTTCGGGATCGGGGGGATGCGGATTGGGAAATGGGACGTCGTGGATGTGCGTTTGCATATTTGTCTCTCCTTTCTGCGGTGTTCAAGCAGCGTCGCTCTCGCCACGCAAGTGTTGAGCAACGAATGCCAGCGGTCCGAGGGTGCTCAGTTCAATAACCGCCTCGCTGTAGCCAGGACGCAGTTTGACCGCGCGGCGGAACCGTTCGATCGCCCGACTGTACTGCTTCAATCGACGATGTACCCGCCCTGCCAGGAAGTGGTAGCGCGGCTCATCGGGTCGTTGGGCGATAGCGCGCTCAAATGCGCTGAGCGCTTCGTGGTACAAACCGACTGTCAATGCCATCTCGCCGTAGCGCGCCAGCAATTCCGGGTTGTCGGGAATGCGTTGCAATGCGCGTTCAAGCGCCTGCCGCGCTTCGTCGAAGCGCCGGAGATGTGTGAGCGCCTCTGCGAGTTGTATCTGGAACGCCGGTTCATCGGGACGCAGTTCGGCAGCGCGCTGGCTGTGGATCAGCGCAGCGCGGCTATCGTTGGTGTGTGCGAAGAAGCGCGCTATTGCCGCGTGCGCGTCTGCCGAATCGGGGTCAAGCGCCAGCGCGCGTTCGAGCAACTCACGCGCGGCATCCAGCCTGCCCAGTTCGAGTTGGGCGCGTCCGAACCGCCAGCAATTCCCGGCGTTCTGCGGGTCACGCTCGAATGCGCGCCCGTAGTGCCACGCCGCGCGCTCGATGTCGCCCTGCGCTTCGTAGATCGCACCTGCGGCGCTGTGCAGCGCCGGATTATCGCCGAAACGCAGCAGCGCCCGCTCGACGGTTTCGCGGGCAGCGTCGCGTTCATGACGCGCGATCAACCCTTCCACCAGCCCCAGCCAGTGACGTGGCTCGTCGGGCGCCAGTTGCACGGCGGCGGCGTAGTGTTCGATCGCGGTGAGATCACCCTGCTGACGGAGTAGTTCCGCCAGTTCATAGCGCCAGGCGCCCTGGTGCGGTTCGCGTTTCACCGCTTCCTCGAAGACCTGACGCGCCTCGGCGGTACGCCCCTGCCGGATCAGCAGACGCGCCTGGGCATGGCGATAGTCGGCGTTGTCAGGCGCCAGCTGGATTGCGCGCGCATACGCGCTACGTGCAGCATCGATCAGTCCCATCTGCTGACAGATCTCGCCCATTTGCGCATGCCAGGCGGCGACATCGGGTTGCAGGGTCAGTGCGTTGATCAGTGCGGCGCGCGCTTCCTGGAACCGTCCGCTGGCGGCGTAGAGCGTCGCCAGCACCTGATGATGCGCGCCGACCGAGGAATCGAGCCGAACGGCGCGTTGCGCAGCGGCGATCGCACGTTCACGCCGACCGGCAGCAGCATACGCCAGACTGAGTGCGGCAGCGGTCGGCGCGTGATCGGGGCGCAGTTCGACAGCCTGTTCGAGGGCTTCGATTGCTGGGTGCGGCTCATTTAGCGCCAGGCAGGCGCGTCCGAGGAACAGTCGCGCCTGGACATGCGCAGGATCGACCAGTGCGGCGGTCAGTTCCGCGCGTGCGGCAGCCGTTTCGCCCTGATCGAGAAGGATGCGCCCCAGCAGGTAGTGATCGGCGGGAAGCGCCGCCTCGTGTGCAATCAGGGCTTCAAGATCGGCGCGCGCATCGTTGAGACGATCAATCAGGTAGAGTGAGCGTGCACGACTGCGCCGGATCGCCGTTTGATCGATGGTTTTGGGCGGCGGGTAGATGCCGGGCGCACAACCAGCAGTTTCGCTGCCAGCGCAGGTGAACGCCCGATCAAACGCCTCGACGGCGGCGGCATGGCTTGCCGATTGCTGGATGGCGAGACCGAGTTCATACCACCAGAGTGCGCAGTGTGGATCGATGGTGATCGCCCGGTGCAATGATCGCCGGGCAACCGTCAACGTTGCGCGCCGGCTGGCAGACGCGGCGCGCAGTTCATCCGGCTCGGTGATCAGCGCAACCGTCATGCGATGCGCAATGCCGAGATACCCGTGATGCGCGGCTTCCTCCGGCGCGGCGGCGGCAGCGGCGGTAAGCGGCGCAACCGCTGCAGTCGCCTGTCCCTGTTCGAGCAGGGTCAGTCCGAGCAGAAAAGCGACCGGCGCCGACTCTGGATCGAGTTCGTGGGCGCGGCGCAGTGCATCGACCGCTTCTGCATGCGCCCCCTGTGCGCGCAGCACCATGCCGAGGACGCGCCAGTGATCGGCGCACTGCCCCTCCAGCGCCACGGCGAGTCGCGCTGCTTCGACAGCGGACTCAAGATTCTCCCTACAACCATCGTTGCAGGCGATCAGCGCCTCTGCCAGGCGGGCGTGTGCGGCAGCGTAATCGGGGCGGCGTGCAATAGCGACGCGCAATTCGGCAGCGGCGGCATCCGGCTCACCGATCCGCATGAGCACGTTACCGAGCCGGAAGCGAACGACGGCATTGTCCGGCGCGGCGGCGACTGCACGTTCAAGTGCGGCGCGCGCTGCGGCGAGATGATTGAGCGCCAGATGATCATCGGCAAGTTCCGCCCACCACTCCGCCGGGCTGGTATCGTTCACCACGCTGCTGAGCTGTTCGATAGCTTCGGCACGTTGACCGATGGCGCGCAACGCACGCGCCAGCAGACGTCGGTGCTGCGGTTCAGCGGGTTGCAGGGCAACCGCGCGTTGGGCGCTCTCCAGCGCATGCGTCGCATGTCCCAGATGAAGCAGGGTTTCGGCGAGCAGTGTGTAACTTTCGGCGTCGCGCGGGTCGCGGCGCAGCGCTTCAACCAGATCGGCGCGCGCCTTCTCGTGCTGACCGATCGCCAGCAATGCGTGGGCGCGCGCGCGCCACGCACCCGGAAGATCCGGCGTGGTTGCGATCACCTGGTTGAGTTCGGCGAGCGCTTCACCGTGCCAGCCGCGCGCCAGATGCACCAGCGCCAGGTCGATCCGCCAGGCGGCTGCATCGGGTCGCAGATGCAGCGCATGTTCGAGCGCCTCGGCGGCGGCGGGCAGATTGTCGAGCGCGCGCAGGCACAGACCAAGCGCGTGATAATCATCGGCGGCGCCAGACCCCGCCGCTGCACGGCGCAACGCATTCAGCGCCGCTGCATAGTTGCCAGTGCGGTAGAAGAAACGCCCCAAACGCTGCTGCCAGTCGATGCGTTCCGGCTCAGCAGCCGCAGCGCCTTCCAGTTCTGCAATCGCCGCCGCCAGATCGCCCTTCCCTTCCAGTGCATCGGCGAGCAGGGCACGATATTCGCTGTTTCCAGGTGCACGATCAATACTGGCGCGCGCATACGTGATAGCCTGTTCCCAATCGGCAGCGCGAGCGCGCACACGACTGAGCAATGCGTAGATGTGGGCAACAGCGCGGTCTGACTGTTCCCCGGCATTGGCGCGATCGCTCAGGCGAAGAGCATGGTGCAGCGCCTGCTCCGCCTGTATCAGATCATCCGTCGCCAGCGACAGTTCACCGAGCCGGACAAGATGCGCCACATCGTCGGGAGCGAGCGCAACCGCACGCTGCGCCCACGTGACGGCAGCGGCAAGGTCGCCGGTGCGCGCCAGGAGATCGCGCAGCGCAACGCAGGCGGGGAGCAATGTCGCATCGAGCGCCAGCGCCTGTTCCAGCAACGGGCGCGCTTCGTCATCACGTTGCAGTGCTATCAGAGCTTCGGCTGCCAGCGCCAGCGGTTCTGGCAGATCGGGGGCGAGGGCATGCGCCTGATTCGCGGCAGCCAGCGCAGCCCCGGCGCGCCCGGAAGCCAGGAGCGCCCGGCTTCGCTCACTATGCGCTGGCACGAGCCGTGAGTCGAGCGCCACGGCGTGGTCGAGCAGTTCCAGCGCCTCGTTCACACGCCCCAGTCGCAGCGCGATACTCCCGGCACGCTGCTGGATCACGGCATTCCCCGGCGCCAGACGAGCGACGCGCCGCCCGACGGTGTACGCCGCTTCGAGACGACCGCACGCCTCCAGCGCTTCCCGGTAGGTGTCGAGCGTCTCGACATCATCAGGATTCGTATGGAGCGCGCGTTCGAGTGCGGCGCATGCGTCTTCCGCCCTGCCGAGGCGCAGGTATGCCCTGCCCAGTGCGCTTTCGTACCGCGCTCCGCCGCTCAACCGCACGGCGCGCTGAAAGGATCGCGCCGCCAGATGCCACGCGCCAGCGGCGACGTGCAACAAACCGGTCTGAAACAGGGTTTCGGGGTCACGACGCGCGCGGCGCAGCGCTCCAGCCAGCAGTGTCCGCGCGCGTTTGAGTTCGCCGCGGCGCAGGAGCAGTGCGCCAGCAGCACGGGCATAGTCGGCGCGCTGCGGAGCGAGCATCGCCGCCCGTTCATAGGCGGCGAGTGCAGCGTCCCACTGTTCGATGCTTTCAGCCACCATGCCATAGTCGAAGTGCAGATCGGCGCGATCAGGCGCAAGCGCAAGCGCATCGCGCAGGGTGCGTTCGGCGTCGCGCGCCCGTCCGACCCGGTGGTATGCCAGTCCCAGCGCGCGCGCGTGATCGGGGGACGTGGGCGCCAGCGCATACGCGCGTCGGCAGGCGTCGAGCGCCTTCTCGCTCTCGCCGGATCGCCAGAGCAGTTCCGCCAGTTCACCATAGGTCTCGGCGCTATCGGGGCGCAGTTCGAGCGCGGTGCGCAATGCTGCCGCTGCGCCGTCGTCATCGCCACAATCGCGCAACAGTGCGCCGAGACGACGGTGGTAAGCGTCGCACTGCGGGTCGAGCGAGACCGCAGCGCGGTAGGCTGCCAGCGCATTGCCGGTTTCGCCGCACGCCTCGAAGATCTGTCCCAACTCATCGTGCAGCCCGGCATCCGAGGGATCGAGTTCGACGGCGCGTTGCAGCGCGGCGCGCGCACCGGGCAGATCGCCAGCGCTGTGGCGTAACTGTCCCAACCGCGCATACAGCGATGGATCGTCGGAGCGCAGGGCGACGGCGCGCGCATAACTCTCGATCGCTTCAACGCAACGCCCGGCATCAGCGTACACCTCGCCGAGTTCCGCATATGTCGCCGCGTCGCCGCCAGACTCGGCGATCAGGCTGCGTAACTGCGCTTCCGCCTCATCGATGCGTTTCAGACGACGCAGCGCTGTTGCCACGCTGCGCCGGTATGCCGGGTCGCCGGGTTGCTGTTGCGCCGCGTGTCGGTACGCTTCCAGCGCGTGGACGAAGCGCCCCTGTTGCAGATACACATGTCCCAGTTCGTGGGCTGCCGCTGCCAGACGCTTTTGCTGCGTGTCGAGCACCGCTTCCAGCGCCGCTGCCGCCTGATCCAGTTCTCCCATTCGGCTGCACACGACGCCGAGTTGCTGGCGGTAGCGCAGGTCATCGGCTTCCCGCGCCAGCGCCTGTTCGTAGGCGATGCGCGCCAAGCGCCACTGACCGGAGCGACTGTAGAGATCACCCAGGCGACCGAACAGCCCTGCTTCGTCGTACCCTTCGGCGCCAGCGCGCTCCAGCTGCTCGAGCGCGGCGCGTTCCAGCCCTTCGGCGGCGAATGCGTCGGCAATCATCACACGCAGCGGCGGCGTCAGTGTGCCGCTGCGTTCGAGCAGTTCATCGTAATGGACGGGCGCTTCTGCATCGATCAGGCAGCGCGCCGTCAATCCGACCGCGCCGACCGCCAGCAGGCGCCGCAACACAGCTTCACGATCATCGGACAGGCTGTAGGCGAAGATGACCGCATCCATCCAGGCGCGACTCAGAGTTGCGGGAGACCACTGATCCGGGTTGGTGCGCGCCAGCAACATTGCCTGCGCGAAGGAGCGCAGAATGGGATGCCGGAAGCTGACCGTGCGTCGCTCGGCGTCGAAGACGAGAATACCGGCATCGATTAACGTCTGAAGAGCCGCTTCACCTGTCGTTGCACGCAACGTTCGCCCGTTCACAGGCGCCGATTGATGCGCCATACGAGTCGTGAGGTGAGCATCAGGGACGTAAGCGCTGACTTCGATGGCGGCGATGGCAGCGTCGATGGCGAGAGTCTCCTGGGTCTGTTGATCGAGCATGCGCGCGATCTCGATCAGCGCATGCACTGCCTGGGTCGACGAGATCATCCGGGGATGCGCCAGCAGTGCAGCCGCTGCCACTGCCGGAATCCAGGTTGCCAGCAGCTGCCCGCGACTCTGGATCGGCGCATTCAGGACGTCGCGCGCTTCGATCAGCGCCGTGAGCCAGCGTGGACGGGTCGCCAGGTGCACGATATCGTCGTTGCGCTGGATCCAGGCGGCAGCCACGTCGCCTGCCTGACGTTGCACCTGCGCGATGACATCGCGTGGACGGAGCGGTTGCAGCGTGCGCACTTCGGCGCCGTTCAACCACGGACGGAACAACCCCAGAAACTCGCTGCGACACGTGCTGATCCAGCGGGTCTGGGCGCCGGTTGCGACCAGAGCGTGGGACAGCGCAGCCAGGCTGGCGAGTTGGGTCGCAGGCGGCAGTTCGTCCAGTCCGTCGAGCAGAAAAAGGAGCGGGCGCTCGCGCGCAAGTTCTTCGAGCGGCGGTGGATCGCCGACGCCAAACTCAGTTGCCAGGGTTGCCTCGACACTCCCCTGAAACCGCGCCAGTTCGATGTACAACGGCAGCGGCGCGTTCGCGTTCCCCCATGCCGCGCGACTATTCCCGGAAAGGAATGCTTCTGCCAGCCCGATCGCCAGGGCGCGCAGCGTCGTCGTTTTGCCGGCGCCCGCCGGACCGATCAGCGCCAGACGGGGAAAAATCTCCGCCGCCATCTGAATGGTCAACGGCGCAGCGATGGGCGCTCCGGGTTCCGCAGGAAGACCGGAGTCGGTCGCCAGCCAGAGTGGTGCGACCGTCCGCGCTGCACTGAAATGGGGCTGCGCGCAAAGCGCCTCAAGATACCGATGCGCCCAACCAGCCAGTTGTGCTGCCATACGCTTTCGTCCTTCGCCGCCCCATCCGAAGGCGGCGGCATACCGTTCCAGATGTGATCAGGGTGTGCCCCGGTCGCCGATCAGCAGCATCATCCAGAACGCAAGTCCGCAAATGATCGTTCCCAGCACGCAGAGAAATGCGCTGGCGCCAGGGGAGCGCAGCGCCGCTGCGCCCGTACGGGTCAGGGTGTGCCCCGGTCGCCGATCAGCAGCATCATCCAGAACGCAAGTCCGCAAATGATCGTTCCCAGCACACAGAGAAATGCGCCGGTGCCGATTGCCGTCTGCACCAGGCGGGTGATGGCTTCGAGCAGGTGGGCAGCGCCTTCGAGCGTCGCCTGCACGCCGATGTCCGCCAGCGCTTTGCTGCTCAGCCGCGATGATTGCCCCGCCAGTGAGCGCATCGCCTCCTGGTACTCACGGGTCATGATGATCACCAGTCCGCAGATCAGCATCCCGATGCCGGTGATGAACAGGGTGATCGCCATGCCGGTCTGAATGGTTGCGGTCATCGACTCCATGTCATTCTCGCTGTTTGATGCACTGGTGCGACTGTTGCGTTCGTTCTCACTGTCAACATTCGACACGTGCCAACCGCTCGGCAACCAGGTCGCCGAACAATAAGAGCAGCGCTTGCAGCGCGGCATCATCAACGGCGCCCCGCGCTGCCAGCACAAGCGACGTTTCACCCGCCACACGCACCGGCAGAAATGCCAGTGTCTGCCCCTGCTCGATGCGCACCAGCGCTCTCCCGCCACGTAGCGCTTCGGCTGCCAGGCGGATATGTACAGGTTGCAACCGGAGCGATGGTCCCTGCCCGTTCCCGCGTGCGAACAGGAATGGCGCCGGCATCTGGCGTTCGTCGAGACCGATCAGCGCCAGCCACTCCAGATCGAGCGCGGCGGCGATCCGTTGACAGACATCCGACAGTGTGGCGCGCAGATCGAGAGTGGCGCGCAGCAGTCCCGCCCCTTCCCAGAGCGCTGTCAGCGCCTGGTGGTGACGGTGTAGCACCGTGATCGACCGTAACGCGGCAGCCCGTTGCGACGCGATCTCGATCAGATGGTCGAGCGAGTCGCGCTGCGATCGGCTGAGTTCTGCGGAAGCGCGACGAATGACCAGACGCCCCACACCCGCGATGGTAAGGGTATGGCATGCGGGCGCCCCAGGCATGGTTGCGTCGTCCAGCGACACGGGGGCATCGACGATCAGTGCGGCGCGCTCAACGGCACAACGCCTGAGTTCATCGAACGAATCGCATGCGCCAAACGCCTTCAGATTCTGACGCTGCCACTCCAGGGCGCGGCGCAACTCAACACGCTCCTGATCCGCCTGCGCACGCTTCGCGATGTCTTCCCGCAGACGGGTCAGCGTCAGGCGAATCTGGCGCGATCCCCAGAGCGCAGCGATGCTCACGATCACATGCACTGCCACGATTTCGGTCAGCAGGTTGGTCGTGCGCACCGGATCAAGCACCGCAACGAGCAACAGCAGCGTGATGCCGATACCGGCGCCGACAAGCGCATCCCGTTCTTCGGCAAACAGACTTCCCTGAACCACCAGCGCCGGAACGAGCAGCAGCAGGGGGCTTGCAGAGCTGCCCGTCGCCAGAATGAGTGCGCCAACCGCAGCGCCGTCGGCGACCAGGAGCATCCACGCCGGCATGGCGAATGTTCCCCCTGCGATCAGCGCACCAGACGCTATGACCAGTGCAACCATCAGAAACGGTTGTTCGAGCGGCGTCGTTTGAGATGCAAGCATTTCGATCCCGCAGATCAGCAGCAGCACTGCACGAAAAACGACCGCCCCGTAATCGCCGATGCGATGGATGCGCGTGTCCATCGTGGCGTCGCGCGCCCGACGCAGCACACGCAGGTCTGGGGATGGGATGGTCTCTGCCTGATTGTGGGGAACTGGAATGAACATCGCGCTCCTCCGTCGGCTGGTCCGGTTGATACAGGTTCCTGTCGTTACACAATCTCGCTCAAACGCTGGACATTGTCCCACTCCCCGATAGCGCAAAAGAGCACATCAAGAGCAAACGCCTCTGCCACATAGTCGCGTCCATCGAACGACACGCGAAAACTGCGACCAAGCGGCGCTCCGGGCTGGCAGCGAAGTGCGTGTTGGTGCAGCGACCAGTTTGGGCGCCACTGGCTGCCAGCGTGTTCATACAGACGTTCGATCAACGCCATCGCCAGCGGATCACGCTCGCCCTGCGACGCGATCAGGTCGCTGAGGCGACTGATCGCCCTCCAGCGATTGACCGGGCAATAGATGACATCGAGTGCATAGATTGCCGCCACCCACTCGTCGTCATCGATGCGGATGCGGAAACCTGGACTCAGCGGCGGACCGATCGGCGTATGCTGCGCATACTGATGAAATGCCCAATCCGGGCGATACGTCTCGCCCGCCTGCGCATAGATTGCGCGCAGGAGCGCCTCACGTAGCGGTTGATGTTCCGGCGCTGTCAGCATACTCAGCCGATCAACCCGTTTCCACTCGGCGATGGGGCTGACCAGCGTCTCACGACCAAACGACTGCCCGATATAACTGCGCCCGGCGACCGTCACCTCGAACGAGGGTGCAACTGGCAAACCCAGCCCGGCTGCACGCGCAGTGCGAAACATCGTCCAGTCGGACCATTCGACTGCGCCGACCTGACGGTACGCTTCGTGCAGCAGCATCTGGCTGAGTGTGGCATACCTGACCGGCGGAATGGGATGCTCCGGCAGCGCGTCGATCGGCTCTGCGAAAACCTGGCGCAGGAAATCGTTCCACGGAAAACCGGCTGGATCGCTCTTGCGCCCGCGAGGAATGGCGATATCCAGGTGGCGCACGACCATATCGGGGGCAATGCGGTACTGTGCAACCTTGTCGCGGGTGAGTTGAACGAGCGATTCCATCTGCGTCGCCGGGTAGGGATCACGTCCATTATTGGCGTTCTCGAGTTCGATGCCTAGCGATATGTCGTTAATTGCCGTCTCACCGCGCCACGCTGCCCGACCGGCATGCCAGGCGGCGTATTCATCCGGCACCAGCCGGTAGATCTGACCGGCTTTGTCGATCAGGTAATGCGCCGACACCCGCGATGCCGGATTGGTCAGCCATGCCAGTGCGCTGCGCACTGTTCCTGCTGTGGCATGGATCACGATCATCGAAATTGATCGCCCATTGCGCGATCCGTAGTTGGGAGAGCGAATCGACGTATTGATTGCGCCTGTCATTGCGTTGAAATCTCGTTAAAACCTGCGTATGCACCATAGCACGCCTGCGGTTCGGTGTGCTATGATGGATTTGTGTATTTTTTCTTCCAGAAACAGGGAAGATGGGCATTACTGATTTCAGGTACCCGGAAACTGAGAGATCGAGGGGTGACGGTAAGGGGGATGGTGTGCTATTTCTCTTTAGGGAATACCGGTACGATCATGCAGGCGCGAGTACGCTGGGGAGGGTAGATCGATCTACCCGAGTCCAGTGAAGAGTCTCTGCCTGGTGTATCGAGCACGGTGACGGGCGGCACTGTTGAAGACGTTGAGGACGCACCATGGCTTCGCGGCGCGCGCGGATTGTGCTTGCCGACCAGCAGCATCTGTTTCGACAGAGCCTGGTGCAACACCTTCGCAGCGGAGGGCATGCCGTCGTCGGCGAGGCGGACTCGCTCGACGGTCTTGACCGTTGCCTGATCGATACCGAACCGGAAATCATCATGCTGGATCGGTATCTTCCCGGCGGCGATGTCTTCGAATACATTCACATGCTCAACACGCTACAACCGCAAACTGCCGTCCTGCTGCTGGTGGCATACGAACACGAAGCGTCCGGTTTGCAGGGGCAGGCGTTCCTGGCAGGCGCGTCGGGGTGCATGTCGAAAGAATTGCCGGCAATCGCCTACCTGAATGCAATCCGGCGTCTCCAGGAGGGGCAACTGCTCTTTCCGGCAGAGGTGTTGCGTCGGGCCGCTCGACCGCCATCGATCAGCGGACCGGTGGCGAGTTTGAGCGAACTGACATCACGCGAACTGGAGATTCTGCAACTGATCGCCGAGGGGCTGGGGAATCGCGAGATCGCTGCGCGGCTCGACATCACCTACAACACGGCGATGAAGCATGTGAGCAACATTCTGGCGAAACTGAAGGTGAGCAACCGCATGGAAGCGGGGTTGCTGTTTCTCCGCCATGCATCGGACGGAACGCTCCCGGATGTGGCGCGTCAGCAGCGATTCAGGTAGCGTTAGCGAGCAACACGCTCGAATCGACGTCCGGCGCGCGCCCCCGGCACCGCCACTGCCTTCAACACATCCGCGATGACTTCTGCCGCACTGATGTTCCGAATGCGCGCCGAAGGGCTGATAATCAGGCGATGCGCCAGCACCGGCGCCGCCAGCGCCTTGACATCATCGGGGATGACATAGT
Encoded here:
- a CDS encoding tetratricopeptide repeat protein, whose translation is MAAQLAGWAHRYLEALCAQPHFSAARTVAPLWLATDSGLPAEPGAPIAAPLTIQMAAEIFPRLALIGPAGAGKTTTLRALAIGLAEAFLSGNSRAAWGNANAPLPLYIELARFQGSVEATLATEFGVGDPPPLEELARERPLLFLLDGLDELPPATQLASLAALSHALVATGAQTRWISTCRSEFLGLFRPWLNGAEVRTLQPLRPRDVIAQVQRQAGDVAAAWIQRNDDIVHLATRPRWLTALIEARDVLNAPIQSRGQLLATWIPAVAAAALLAHPRMISSTQAVHALIEIARMLDQQTQETLAIDAAIAAIEVSAYVPDAHLTTRMAHQSAPVNGRTLRATTGEAALQTLIDAGILVFDAERRTVSFRHPILRSFAQAMLLARTNPDQWSPATLSRAWMDAVIFAYSLSDDREAVLRRLLAVGAVGLTARCLIDAEAPVHYDELLERSGTLTPPLRVMIADAFAAEGLERAALEQLERAGAEGYDEAGLFGRLGDLYSRSGQWRLARIAYEQALAREADDLRYRQQLGVVCSRMGELDQAAAALEAVLDTQQKRLAAAAHELGHVYLQQGRFVHALEAYRHAAQQQPGDPAYRRSVATALRRLKRIDEAEAQLRSLIAESGGDAATYAELGEVYADAGRCVEAIESYARAVALRSDDPSLYARLGQLRHSAGDLPGARAALQRAVELDPSDAGLHDELGQIFEACGETGNALAAYRAAVSLDPQCDAYHRRLGALLRDCGDDDGAAAALRTALELRPDSAETYGELAELLWRSGESEKALDACRRAYALAPTSPDHARALGLAYHRVGRARDAERTLRDALALAPDRADLHFDYGMVAESIEQWDAALAAYERAAMLAPQRADYARAAGALLLRRGELKRARTLLAGALRRARRDPETLFQTGLLHVAAGAWHLAARSFQRAVRLSGGARYESALGRAYLRLGRAEDACAALERALHTNPDDVETLDTYREALEACGRLEAAYTVGRRVARLAPGNAVIQQRAGSIALRLGRVNEALELLDHAVALDSRLVPAHSERSRALLASGRAGAALAAANQAHALAPDLPEPLALAAEALIALQRDDEARPLLEQALALDATLLPACVALRDLLARTGDLAAAVTWAQRAVALAPDDVAHLVRLGELSLATDDLIQAEQALHHALRLSDRANAGEQSDRAVAHIYALLSRVRARAADWEQAITYARASIDRAPGNSEYRALLADALEGKGDLAAAIAELEGAAAAEPERIDWQQRLGRFFYRTGNYAAALNALRRAAAGSGAADDYHALGLCLRALDNLPAAAEALEHALHLRPDAAAWRIDLALVHLARGWHGEALAELNQVIATTPDLPGAWRARAHALLAIGQHEKARADLVEALRRDPRDAESYTLLAETLLHLGHATHALESAQRAVALQPAEPQHRRLLARALRAIGQRAEAIEQLSSVVNDTSPAEWWAELADDHLALNHLAAARAALERAVAAAPDNAVVRFRLGNVLMRIGEPDAAAAELRVAIARRPDYAAAHARLAEALIACNDGCRENLESAVEAARLAVALEGQCADHWRVLGMVLRAQGAHAEAVDALRRAHELDPESAPVAFLLGLTLLEQGQATAAVAPLTAAAAAAPEEAAHHGYLGIAHRMTVALITEPDELRAASASRRATLTVARRSLHRAITIDPHCALWWYELGLAIQQSASHAAAVEAFDRAFTCAGSETAGCAPGIYPPPKTIDQTAIRRSRARSLYLIDRLNDARADLEALIAHEAALPADHYLLGRILLDQGETAAARAELTAALVDPAHVQARLFLGRACLALNEPHPAIEALEQAVELRPDHAPTAAALSLAYAAAGRRERAIAAAQRAVRLDSSVGAHHQVLATLYAASGRFQEARAALINALTLQPDVAAWHAQMGEICQQMGLIDAARSAYARAIQLAPDNADYRHAQARLLIRQGRTAEARQVFEEAVKREPHQGAWRYELAELLRQQGDLTAIEHYAAAVQLAPDEPRHWLGLVEGLIARHERDAARETVERALLRFGDNPALHSAAGAIYEAQGDIERAAWHYGRAFERDPQNAGNCWRFGRAQLELGRLDAARELLERALALDPDSADAHAAIARFFAHTNDSRAALIHSQRAAELRPDEPAFQIQLAEALTHLRRFDEARQALERALQRIPDNPELLARYGEMALTVGLYHEALSAFERAIAQRPDEPRYHFLAGRVHRRLKQYSRAIERFRRAVKLRPGYSEAVIELSTLGPLAFVAQHLRGESDAA
- a CDS encoding N-acetylmuramoyl-L-alanine amidase; protein product: MTGAINTSIRSPNYGSRNGRSISMIVIHATAGTVRSALAWLTNPASRVSAHYLIDKAGQIYRLVPDEYAAWHAGRAAWRGETAINDISLGIELENANNGRDPYPATQMESLVQLTRDKVAQYRIAPDMVVRHLDIAIPRGRKSDPAGFPWNDFLRQVFAEPIDALPEHPIPPVRYATLSQMLLHEAYRQVGAVEWSDWTMFRTARAAGLGLPVAPSFEVTVAGRSYIGQSFGRETLVSPIAEWKRVDRLSMLTAPEHQPLREALLRAIYAQAGETYRPDWAFHQYAQHTPIGPPLSPGFRIRIDDDEWVAAIYALDVIYCPVNRWRAISRLSDLIASQGERDPLAMALIERLYEHAGSQWRPNWSLHQHALRCQPGAPLGRSFRVSFDGRDYVAEAFALDVLFCAIGEWDNVQRLSEIV
- a CDS encoding response regulator transcription factor is translated as MASRRARIVLADQQHLFRQSLVQHLRSGGHAVVGEADSLDGLDRCLIDTEPEIIMLDRYLPGGDVFEYIHMLNTLQPQTAVLLLVAYEHEASGLQGQAFLAGASGCMSKELPAIAYLNAIRRLQEGQLLFPAEVLRRAARPPSISGPVASLSELTSRELEILQLIAEGLGNREIAARLDITYNTAMKHVSNILAKLKVSNRMEAGLLFLRHASDGTLPDVARQQRFR